The Trichomycterus rosablanca isolate fTriRos1 chromosome 22, fTriRos1.hap1, whole genome shotgun sequence genome has a window encoding:
- the pih1d1 gene encoding PIH1 domain-containing protein 1, producing the protein METDSTLLRTELEEQKQEELYQQLLMQTMGKIASDNAPSKVIRPQPGMCVKTLSLSDKQKVFVNICQSADIPPPPPISQEALVELLESEDPTGYKVPMSLGEAHTELDNSSNSCIVYDVVINAEFFQRCQKDTLFQQFMIAVSLEGLENKYSLELSRDIKILKNRKFMGSVTEQNIRTKNKPVIQEINTKETQSQPPAAAKSPQFCLLVEPPVEDPEYLIAEIQLPGVTSVRSLILDLGEDRLVLNARPSLFYLDIFLPFLIDQDNSGAQYNSNTQVLTVTMSVTSS; encoded by the exons ATGGAAACAGACTCAACTTTGCTCAGAACAGAACTGGAGGAACAAAAACAGGAAGAGCTCTATCAGCAGCTCCTAATGCAG ACCATGGGAAAGATAGCGAGTGACAACGCTCCCTCTAAAGTCATCCGGCCACAGCCAG GAATGTGTGTGAAGACTCTTTCTCTATCAGACAAGCAGAAGGTTTTTGTGAATATCTGTCAGTCGGCAGATATCCCGCCTCCTCCACCCATCTCCCAGGAGGCACTGGTGGAGCTTTTGGAGTCAGAGGATCCGACAGGTTACAAAGTACCCATGAGTCTCGGAGAAGCCCACACTGAATTAGATAACA gTTCCAACAGTTGTATCGTGTACGACGTCGTCATCAATGCGGAATTCTTCCAGAGGTGCCAG AAGGACACGTTGTTCCAGCAGTTTATGATCGCAGTGTCACTCGAGGGATTGGAGAACAAATACAGTTTGGAGTTAAGCAGAG ACATCAAGATTTTGAAAAACAGGAAGTTCATGGGCTCAGTGACTGAACAGAACATTCGCACAAAGAACAAACCAGTCATTCAGGAGATCAACACAAA GGAGACACAATCCCAGCCACCTGCAGCAGCCAAAAG CCCACAGTTCTGCTTACTGGTGGAGCCACCTGTTGAAGATCCAGAGTATCTAATAGCTGAAATCCAGCTTCCTGGAGTG ACTTCTGTTCGCTCTCTCATCCTGGACCTGGGAGAAGACAGGCTAGTCCTAAATGCTCGGCCCTCTCTGTTCTACCTGGACATTTTTCTACCCTTCCTTATAGACCAGGACAACAGTGGTGCCCAGTACAACTCCAACACACAG